One Agrococcus jenensis genomic region harbors:
- the cydC gene encoding thiol reductant ABC exporter subunit CydC, with the protein MTGREVLATLGQRRRMAGGIAAAALTAVLAIALMATAGWLLAAASFQPPILHLQMAIVGVRAFAIGRAAGRYLERVVSHDAAFRMLGSARRAAFDRLRPVAPVGVGRSSELMPRLVGDVDRLQDWPLRVLGPLSSSGIAVGLAIATVAWILPAAGLALLVAVVVAGGLAALVTARIAGAADAALGPLRSRLESALVDHVRALDLLRAYGAEPERRAAIEALDRDIAQRAGRHALAAGAGAGLIALAAGGSVLVATLIAAPAVADGGLDGPLAALVALIGLAVFEVWGAVPPAVLAWRESRAAAARVAESLPGDEALAAVPGEGGEQEPLVGVLELVGLQAAWSGSGPASAPVNLWAEPGEAVAIVGASGAGKSTLGLALVRLLESTGEYRIGGRDARAIDPDALRRSVLLAEQRPHIFDEDLEQNLRFAREDATHEELWAVLERVGLAAWARERDGLATRLGERGGLVSGGQAQRIALARALLADARILVLDEPTANVDRELAEPLLRDILEAARGDGRILLVISHAPLPVDLVSRTVRIRAAAAR; encoded by the coding sequence ATGACCGGCCGCGAGGTGCTCGCGACGCTCGGGCAGCGCCGCCGCATGGCCGGCGGCATCGCGGCCGCCGCGCTCACCGCGGTGCTCGCGATCGCGCTCATGGCCACCGCCGGCTGGCTGCTCGCCGCCGCCTCGTTCCAGCCGCCGATCCTGCACCTGCAGATGGCGATCGTCGGCGTGCGCGCCTTCGCGATCGGCCGCGCGGCCGGCAGGTACCTCGAGCGGGTCGTCTCGCACGACGCGGCCTTCCGGATGCTCGGCTCAGCCAGGCGCGCGGCGTTCGACCGGCTTCGCCCGGTCGCGCCCGTCGGCGTGGGCCGCTCGAGCGAGCTCATGCCGCGCCTCGTCGGCGACGTCGACCGGCTGCAGGACTGGCCGCTGCGCGTGCTCGGCCCGCTGTCGTCGAGCGGCATCGCGGTCGGCCTCGCGATCGCGACGGTCGCCTGGATCCTGCCAGCGGCCGGCCTCGCGCTGCTCGTCGCGGTCGTGGTGGCGGGCGGGCTGGCCGCCCTCGTCACCGCGCGCATCGCGGGCGCCGCCGACGCCGCGCTCGGTCCGCTGCGGTCACGGCTCGAGAGCGCGCTCGTCGACCACGTGCGCGCGCTCGACCTGCTGCGCGCCTACGGCGCCGAGCCCGAGCGCCGCGCCGCGATCGAGGCGCTCGACCGCGACATCGCGCAGCGGGCCGGCCGGCACGCGCTGGCGGCCGGCGCGGGCGCCGGGCTCATCGCGCTCGCCGCCGGCGGCAGCGTGCTCGTCGCGACGCTCATCGCCGCGCCCGCGGTCGCGGACGGTGGCCTCGACGGCCCGCTCGCGGCGCTCGTCGCGCTCATCGGCCTCGCGGTGTTCGAGGTGTGGGGCGCAGTGCCGCCCGCCGTGCTCGCGTGGCGCGAGTCGCGCGCCGCGGCCGCACGGGTGGCGGAGTCCCTCCCGGGCGACGAGGCGCTCGCCGCCGTGCCCGGCGAGGGCGGGGAGCAGGAGCCGCTGGTCGGGGTGCTCGAGCTCGTCGGCCTGCAGGCGGCGTGGTCCGGCAGCGGCCCGGCATCCGCGCCGGTCAACCTGTGGGCCGAGCCGGGCGAGGCGGTCGCGATCGTCGGCGCATCCGGCGCCGGCAAGTCGACGCTCGGCCTCGCGCTCGTGCGGCTGCTCGAGTCGACCGGCGAGTACCGCATCGGCGGCCGCGACGCGCGCGCGATCGACCCGGATGCGCTCCGCCGCTCGGTGCTGCTCGCCGAGCAGCGACCGCACATCTTCGACGAGGACCTCGAGCAGAACCTGCGGTTCGCCCGCGAGGACGCGACCCATGAGGAGCTGTGGGCGGTGCTCGAGCGCGTCGGGCTCGCCGCCTGGGCGCGCGAGCGCGACGGCCTCGCCACGCGACTGGGGGAGCGCGGCGGACTCGTCTCCGGCGGGCAGGCGCAGCGGATCGCGCTCGCGCGCGCGCTGCTCGCCGACGCGCGCATCCTCGTGCTCGACGAGCCGACGGCGAACGTCGACCGCGAGCTCGCCGAGCCGCTGCTGCGCGACATCCTCGAAGCGGCGCGCGGCGACGGCCGCATCCTGCTCGTCATCAGCCACGCGCCGCTGCCCGTCGACCTCGTGAGCCGCACCGTGCGGATCCGTGCGGCAGCAGCGCGCTGA
- the cydD gene encoding thiol reductant ABC exporter subunit CydD, producing MDVLGVPPARHCRGRRGAALNEQRSDERHAHEQGPTGRARRGPLDPRLLRHAPGARAHLALEAAIALVQTGAIVAFAWFAGHAIGAVVQGAPPASILPDVGLAAVAVVVRAACAWLSGSLAPAAAARVQSQLRTAALARIGAHGSPAGAADTATALGRGLAALDGWFGQFLPQLVRTIVATPIIVLALWSQDAFSGIAVLVCLPLIPVFMVLIGLATEHVQREQWAATGRLARSWLDTLEGLATLRLFGRDRRAGARVDALSDEHRARTMAVLRVSFVSSMVLELAGALSVALVAVSVGIRLVEGDIALGLALSVLILVPDAFLPVRQVGAAYHASTEGIEASRAVLDLIDAPTLAERPGVATGSVLEVGAELVVDAGLVVDALEVRRGERWLPPVSLSARPGELVVLAGPSGVGKSSVIAALLGLAPARGTASLDGAALEPERLAWAPQGAWDAVVTGTVRENLALGRASADDAGLRAALARAGVDVDLDARIEPATGGSLGLSGGQAQRVVLARALHRVATGAAVLLADEPTSALDDEAERQVIAGLRAAAAEGAIVVVASHRPAVVGAADRVVRLGAVLDGTAPHGTAPDDTAPDGTAADSIGVRA from the coding sequence GTGGACGTACTGGGTGTTCCGCCGGCGCGTCACTGCCGCGGCCGTCGAGGTGCTGCACTGAACGAGCAGCGATCAGACGAGCGGCACGCGCACGAGCAGGGCCCGACGGGTCGCGCGCGCCGCGGCCCGCTCGACCCGCGGCTCCTGCGGCACGCGCCGGGCGCCCGCGCGCACCTCGCGCTCGAGGCCGCGATCGCGCTCGTGCAGACCGGCGCGATCGTCGCCTTCGCGTGGTTCGCCGGCCACGCGATCGGCGCGGTCGTGCAGGGCGCGCCGCCCGCCTCGATCCTGCCCGACGTCGGCCTGGCGGCGGTCGCCGTCGTCGTGCGTGCGGCGTGCGCCTGGCTGTCGGGATCGCTCGCCCCCGCGGCCGCCGCGCGCGTGCAGTCGCAGCTGCGCACCGCCGCCCTCGCCCGCATCGGCGCGCACGGCAGCCCGGCCGGCGCCGCCGACACCGCGACCGCGCTCGGCCGCGGGCTCGCCGCGCTCGACGGCTGGTTCGGCCAGTTCCTGCCGCAGCTCGTGCGCACGATCGTCGCGACGCCCATCATCGTGCTCGCGCTCTGGTCGCAGGATGCGTTCAGCGGCATCGCGGTGCTCGTCTGCCTGCCGCTCATCCCCGTCTTCATGGTGCTCATCGGCCTCGCGACCGAGCACGTGCAGCGCGAGCAGTGGGCCGCGACGGGCAGGCTCGCGCGCTCGTGGCTCGACACGCTCGAAGGGCTCGCGACGCTGCGGCTGTTCGGCCGCGACCGCCGCGCGGGCGCACGGGTCGACGCGCTGAGCGACGAGCACCGCGCGCGCACGATGGCGGTGCTGCGCGTCTCGTTCGTCTCGTCGATGGTGCTCGAGCTCGCCGGCGCGCTGTCGGTCGCGCTCGTCGCCGTCTCGGTCGGCATCCGGCTGGTCGAGGGCGACATCGCGCTCGGCCTCGCGCTCAGCGTGCTCATCCTCGTGCCGGATGCCTTCCTCCCGGTCCGGCAGGTGGGCGCCGCCTACCACGCGTCCACCGAGGGCATCGAGGCGTCGCGCGCCGTGCTCGACCTCATCGACGCGCCGACGCTCGCCGAGCGGCCGGGGGTCGCGACGGGCTCGGTGCTCGAGGTCGGTGCCGAACTTGTCGTCGACGCCGGGCTCGTCGTCGACGCGCTCGAGGTGCGGCGCGGCGAGCGGTGGCTGCCGCCGGTCTCGCTCTCGGCGCGCCCCGGCGAGCTCGTCGTGCTCGCAGGGCCGTCCGGCGTCGGCAAGTCGAGCGTCATCGCCGCGCTGCTGGGCCTCGCGCCCGCACGGGGCACCGCATCCCTCGACGGCGCAGCGCTCGAGCCCGAGCGGCTCGCGTGGGCACCGCAGGGCGCGTGGGATGCGGTCGTCACCGGCACGGTGCGCGAGAACCTCGCGCTCGGCCGGGCGTCCGCCGACGACGCGGGGCTCCGCGCGGCGCTCGCCCGCGCGGGCGTCGACGTCGACCTCGACGCGCGCATCGAGCCGGCCACCGGCGGCTCGCTCGGACTCTCCGGCGGGCAGGCGCAGCGCGTCGTGCTCGCGCGGGCGCTCCACCGCGTCGCGACCGGCGCGGCCGTGCTGCTCGCCGACGAGCCGACGAGCGCGCTCGACGACGAGGCCGAGCGGCAGGTGATCGCAGGACTCCGCGCCGCCGCCGCCGAGGGCGCGATCGTCGTCGTCGCCAGCCATCGGCCCGCCGTCGTGGGGGCCGCGGACCGGGTGGTGCGGCTAGGCGCGGTGCTCGACGGCACGGCGCCTCACGGCACAGCGCCCGACGACACAGCGCCCGACGGCACGGCGGCAGACAGCATCGGGGTGCGCGCATGA
- a CDS encoding cytochrome ubiquinol oxidase subunit I, producing the protein MPIVPLAQELDPLVLSQWQFGLTTIYHFLFVPITLGMVWLTAGFQTAWLRTGNVDHLRLTHFFGKLFLINFAIGVATGIVQEFQFGMNWSDYSRFVGDVFGAPLAFEGLIAFFFEATFIGLWIFGWNRLSPKLHLLTIYMVALGTMASAYFILAANAFMQNPVGFAINEARERAELTDIGAVLTNPVLLASFPHTMFASVMVAGAVMVGVAAWHLKRAQHTSMMYTALRVGLWSVIGGGMLTFITGDMVSIAMVAAQPMKMAAAEAMYDTSSGYDASFSLFSLGTPDGQHEVFSVRVPYLLALLSTHDPLGTVEGINDLEAEYTALWGPDDYTPIIWVTYWSFRWMMGLGFLAFAIAIVGLWLTRKRRIEQPRWVWNVAIWSLPLPLLGMTVGWVFTEMGRQPWLVFSQMRTEDGVSPGVSGGEVLTSLLAFTAIYAILGVIEFRLMQRAAQHGPAEAPELDESGRPAQPVTVY; encoded by the coding sequence ATGCCCATCGTCCCTCTCGCGCAGGAGCTCGACCCGCTCGTCCTGTCCCAGTGGCAGTTCGGGCTCACGACGATCTACCACTTCCTCTTCGTGCCCATCACGCTCGGCATGGTGTGGCTGACCGCCGGGTTCCAGACGGCCTGGCTTCGCACCGGCAACGTGGACCACCTCCGGCTCACGCACTTCTTCGGCAAGCTCTTCCTCATCAACTTCGCGATCGGCGTCGCGACCGGCATCGTCCAGGAGTTCCAGTTCGGGATGAACTGGTCCGACTACTCCCGCTTCGTCGGCGACGTCTTCGGCGCCCCGCTGGCGTTCGAGGGCCTCATCGCCTTCTTCTTCGAGGCGACCTTCATCGGGCTGTGGATCTTCGGCTGGAACCGCCTGTCGCCGAAGCTCCACCTGCTGACCATCTACATGGTCGCGCTCGGCACGATGGCGAGCGCCTACTTCATCCTCGCCGCCAACGCGTTCATGCAGAACCCCGTCGGCTTCGCGATCAACGAGGCGCGCGAGCGCGCCGAGCTCACCGACATCGGCGCGGTGCTCACCAACCCGGTGCTGCTCGCCTCGTTCCCGCACACGATGTTCGCCTCCGTCATGGTGGCGGGGGCCGTCATGGTCGGCGTCGCGGCATGGCACCTGAAGCGCGCGCAGCACACGTCGATGATGTACACCGCGCTCCGCGTGGGGCTCTGGAGCGTCATCGGTGGCGGGATGCTGACCTTCATCACCGGCGACATGGTCTCGATCGCGATGGTCGCCGCGCAGCCGATGAAGATGGCCGCGGCGGAGGCGATGTACGACACGTCCTCCGGCTACGACGCATCCTTCTCGCTCTTCAGCCTCGGCACGCCGGACGGCCAGCACGAGGTCTTCTCGGTGCGCGTGCCGTACCTGCTCGCGCTGCTGTCGACGCACGACCCGCTCGGCACCGTCGAGGGCATCAACGACCTCGAGGCGGAGTACACCGCGCTCTGGGGACCCGACGACTACACGCCGATCATCTGGGTGACCTACTGGTCGTTCCGCTGGATGATGGGCCTCGGCTTCCTGGCCTTCGCGATCGCGATCGTCGGCCTGTGGCTCACCAGGAAGCGGCGCATCGAGCAGCCGCGATGGGTGTGGAACGTCGCCATCTGGAGCCTGCCGCTGCCGCTCCTCGGGATGACGGTCGGCTGGGTCTTCACCGAGATGGGCCGCCAGCCGTGGCTCGTCTTCTCGCAGATGCGCACCGAGGACGGCGTGAGCCCCGGGGTGAGCGGCGGCGAGGTGCTCACCTCGCTGCTGGCCTTCACCGCGATCTACGCGATCCTCGGCGTCATCGAGTTTCGGCTCATGCAGCGGGCGGCGCAGCACGGCCCCGCCGAGGCGCCCGAGCTCGACGAGTCCGGCCGGCCCGCGCAGCCCGTCACGGTCTACTAG
- a CDS encoding anthranilate synthase component I family protein, protein MPATPAALLPHLGARWTQPVTTTPEAAFAALEAASTDVVWLDSSSEGAHIIGVGAHVLVVRGGCASLDGRPIPGDAVAALEAARAELPGAWVGWLGFEAGVRMLGLQPVESRFPEAAWLLLDRWVVVEGGQAQLQSRDGLPWSLPDGPVPALSTPALPPMARVEPSALRWRDEDAAYAAKVERCREHIREGDSYVLCLTTAIEAPPIDPIATHARLRSASPVHHGGLLRIAGVTVSSASPETFLRVQDGVATTRPIKGTRRRGAEDDAALARELFDSEKERAENVMIVDLCRNDLQRVCAPGTVDVTSLLGVETFPTVHQLVSTVQGRLLPGLGPLDAVRALFPAGSMTGAPKRRTVQLLQELEGAPRGVYAGCFGLVAGETCQLAMVIRSVVADAHGAHIGVGGGVTALSEAAFEVDELHVKAAALLAALVPAAPSR, encoded by the coding sequence ATGCCAGCGACCCCTGCGGCACTCCTGCCGCACCTCGGGGCGCGCTGGACGCAGCCTGTGACGACGACGCCCGAGGCTGCGTTCGCCGCGCTCGAGGCCGCCTCGACCGACGTCGTCTGGCTCGACTCCTCCTCGGAGGGCGCGCACATCATCGGCGTCGGCGCGCACGTGCTGGTCGTGCGCGGGGGCTGCGCGAGCCTCGACGGACGGCCGATCCCGGGCGACGCGGTCGCCGCGCTCGAGGCGGCGCGCGCCGAGCTGCCGGGTGCGTGGGTCGGCTGGCTCGGCTTCGAGGCGGGCGTGCGGATGCTCGGGCTCCAGCCCGTCGAGAGCCGCTTCCCGGAGGCGGCGTGGCTGCTGCTCGACCGCTGGGTCGTCGTCGAGGGCGGGCAGGCGCAGCTGCAGTCGCGCGACGGGCTGCCGTGGTCGCTGCCGGACGGGCCTGTGCCGGCGCTGTCGACGCCGGCGCTGCCGCCCATGGCGCGGGTCGAGCCGAGCGCGCTCCGCTGGCGGGACGAGGACGCCGCCTACGCGGCGAAGGTCGAGCGGTGCCGCGAGCACATCCGCGAGGGCGACTCCTACGTGCTGTGCCTCACCACCGCGATCGAGGCGCCGCCGATCGACCCGATCGCGACCCATGCGCGGCTGCGGTCGGCGAGCCCCGTGCACCACGGCGGGCTGCTGCGCATCGCGGGCGTCACCGTCTCGAGCGCGAGCCCCGAGACGTTCCTGCGCGTGCAGGACGGCGTCGCGACGACCCGGCCGATCAAGGGCACGCGCCGCCGCGGGGCGGAGGACGACGCGGCCCTCGCGCGCGAGCTGTTCGACAGCGAGAAGGAGCGCGCCGAGAACGTCATGATCGTCGACCTGTGCCGCAACGACCTGCAGCGGGTGTGCGCGCCCGGGACCGTCGACGTGACGAGCCTGCTCGGCGTCGAGACGTTCCCGACCGTGCACCAGCTCGTGTCGACCGTGCAGGGCCGGCTGCTGCCTGGGCTCGGCCCGCTCGACGCCGTGCGCGCGCTCTTCCCCGCCGGCTCGATGACGGGAGCGCCCAAGCGCCGCACGGTGCAGCTGCTGCAGGAGCTCGAGGGTGCGCCGCGGGGCGTGTACGCCGGATGCTTCGGGCTCGTCGCGGGGGAGACGTGCCAGCTCGCGATGGTGATCCGGAGCGTCGTGGCCGATGCGCACGGCGCGCACATCGGCGTCGGCGGCGGCGTCACCGCCCTCTCGGAGGCTGCCTTCGAGGTCGACGAGCTGCACGTGAAGGCGGCGGCCCTGCTCGCGGCCCTCGTCCCAGCCGCCCCCTCTCGCTGA
- a CDS encoding SOS response-associated peptidase, producing MCGRYVMATPTSDLVALFEIDEVGPDQPEANWNIPPTTTVPIVVEPAPRDDSPPIRRLEAARWGLVPAWADDISVGVRAFNARSESAAEKPMFRDAVRERRALVPADGWFEWHREGDAKTPHYVHGDAPISFAGLYAWWKQPDGTWLLSTSILTTAATGDLAAIHERMPLVVSPEMRDAWLDPTEDGEAALEAVIAEAPSVVADLAAHVVDNRVGNVREQGPDLIAATTTG from the coding sequence ATGTGCGGACGGTATGTGATGGCCACCCCGACGAGCGACCTCGTCGCGCTCTTCGAGATCGACGAGGTCGGTCCCGACCAGCCGGAGGCGAACTGGAACATCCCGCCGACGACGACCGTGCCGATCGTCGTGGAGCCCGCGCCGCGCGACGACTCGCCGCCCATCCGCCGGCTCGAGGCGGCGCGCTGGGGGCTCGTGCCCGCCTGGGCCGACGACATCTCGGTCGGCGTGCGCGCCTTCAACGCGCGCAGCGAGTCGGCCGCCGAGAAGCCGATGTTCCGCGACGCCGTGCGCGAGCGGCGCGCGCTCGTGCCCGCCGACGGCTGGTTCGAGTGGCACCGCGAGGGCGACGCGAAGACGCCGCACTACGTGCACGGCGACGCGCCGATCTCGTTCGCGGGCCTCTACGCGTGGTGGAAGCAGCCTGACGGCACCTGGCTGCTGTCGACCAGCATCCTCACGACCGCCGCGACCGGCGACCTCGCCGCGATCCACGAGCGGATGCCGCTCGTCGTCTCCCCCGAGATGCGCGATGCCTGGCTCGACCCCACCGAGGACGGCGAGGCCGCGCTCGAGGCCGTCATCGCCGAGGCGCCCTCCGTCGTCGCCGACCTGGCCGCGCACGTCGTCGACAACCGGGTCGGGAACGTGCGCGAGCAGGGACCCGATCTCATCGCGGCAACCACCACCGGGTAG
- a CDS encoding TetR/AcrR family transcriptional regulator yields MSDRPNGQPSVTVRHEPVQARAAQRVEALLDAAAAVVIEHGIEHLTTALVADRAGASIGTVYRYFPDRVAVLVALAERNLERMRHAVGRVLAQPHETWTDATDAVIGAMVDTFREVPSFRSLRTGEGLDLGPVARQEVAPLFADVIAEYVAERWGIELDDERRDDLVLAIGGLDALVTYAFLHDPHGDPRYLALGRMCAMQHLTAAFGDPVAPDDPRDGAPVT; encoded by the coding sequence ATGAGCGATCGTCCGAACGGCCAGCCCTCGGTCACCGTGCGCCATGAGCCGGTGCAGGCGCGAGCCGCGCAGCGCGTCGAGGCGCTGCTGGACGCCGCCGCGGCGGTGGTCATCGAGCACGGCATCGAGCACCTCACGACAGCGCTCGTCGCCGATCGCGCCGGCGCCTCCATCGGCACGGTCTACCGCTACTTCCCGGACCGCGTCGCGGTGCTCGTCGCGCTCGCGGAGCGCAACCTCGAGCGGATGCGCCACGCGGTCGGCCGGGTGCTCGCGCAGCCGCACGAGACCTGGACGGACGCGACGGATGCGGTGATCGGCGCGATGGTCGACACGTTCCGCGAGGTGCCCTCCTTCCGCTCGCTCCGCACTGGCGAGGGCCTCGACCTCGGGCCGGTCGCCCGGCAGGAGGTCGCGCCGCTCTTCGCGGACGTCATCGCCGAGTACGTCGCCGAGCGCTGGGGCATCGAGCTCGACGACGAGCGGCGCGACGACCTCGTGCTGGCGATCGGTGGCCTGGACGCGCTCGTCACCTACGCGTTCCTGCACGACCCGCACGGGGATCCGCGCTACCTCGCGCTCGGCCGCATGTGCGCGATGCAGCACCTGACCGCTGCCTTCGGCGACCCGGTGGCCCCGGATGACCCCCGAGATGGCGCACCTGTCACATAG
- a CDS encoding DedA family protein, whose translation MIDDAIGVLLETIGSIDPLLRTVLAGLAMLLETSVLLGLAVPGDTIVIIAALAVEEWPWWLALIGATVVGALCGESIGFAIGRWIGPAIDRWLERRWPKASLRWRRTERYLARRGGIAIFLSRFLPVAHSLVPLIAGSAGMAYRRFLAWTLPACLLWATAYSTAGWLAGGSYRELADELHGAGYVLVAVVAVFVAAVYVVKRLIARSEARHLDD comes from the coding sequence GTGATCGACGACGCGATCGGCGTGCTGCTCGAGACGATCGGCTCGATCGACCCGCTGCTGCGCACGGTGCTCGCCGGCCTCGCGATGCTGCTCGAGACGAGCGTGCTCCTCGGGCTCGCCGTGCCCGGCGACACGATCGTCATCATCGCCGCGCTCGCGGTCGAGGAGTGGCCGTGGTGGCTCGCGCTCATCGGCGCGACGGTGGTCGGCGCGCTGTGCGGCGAGTCGATCGGCTTCGCGATCGGCCGCTGGATCGGGCCAGCGATCGACCGCTGGCTCGAGCGCCGCTGGCCGAAGGCGTCGCTGCGCTGGCGCAGGACCGAGCGCTACCTCGCGCGCCGGGGTGGCATCGCGATCTTCCTCTCGCGCTTCCTGCCCGTCGCGCACTCGCTCGTGCCGCTCATCGCCGGCAGCGCGGGCATGGCGTACCGCAGGTTCCTCGCCTGGACGCTGCCCGCGTGCCTGCTCTGGGCGACCGCGTACTCGACCGCCGGATGGCTCGCCGGCGGCAGCTACCGAGAGCTCGCCGACGAGCTGCACGGCGCCGGCTACGTGCTCGTAGCGGTCGTCGCGGTGTTCGTCGCCGCCGTCTACGTCGTCAAGCGGCTCATCGCCCGCAGCGAGGCACGGCACCTCGACGACTGA
- a CDS encoding aminotransferase class IV, translating into MSGRDVVRAWTGAGFEPADPAEHGAADLILAADSWLVVDGAVLALDRHRERFARAAAEVGGDPAAARAAVDAAMQHVPAGNWSPRLDLTPEGIRLRIRPAPAARGTVEVVTASRDPRTLPLRKGPDLAALALLQAEERERAGAEVEPILTTGADAGGLVAEGAWSALLWWHGDELRVPAAGVPRLPSVTAAVLLELAEADGVVVREVHARPDDLAGDEVWLANALRGIRVVTRWHGGPEVGRGERATAWQERLAALRQAPAIDAPIASRR; encoded by the coding sequence ATGAGCGGGAGGGATGTCGTGCGCGCCTGGACGGGCGCCGGCTTCGAGCCCGCGGACCCCGCCGAGCACGGCGCAGCCGACCTCATCCTCGCGGCCGACTCCTGGCTCGTCGTCGACGGCGCGGTGCTCGCGCTCGACCGCCATCGCGAGCGGTTCGCGCGGGCCGCCGCCGAGGTCGGGGGCGACCCGGCCGCCGCCCGCGCAGCCGTCGACGCCGCGATGCAGCACGTCCCCGCGGGCAACTGGTCGCCCCGGCTCGACCTCACGCCCGAGGGCATCCGCCTGCGCATCCGCCCCGCCCCCGCGGCGCGCGGCACCGTCGAGGTCGTCACGGCGTCGCGCGACCCGCGCACGCTGCCGCTCCGCAAGGGGCCCGACCTCGCCGCGCTCGCCCTGCTGCAGGCGGAGGAGCGCGAGCGCGCCGGCGCCGAGGTCGAGCCGATCCTCACGACCGGTGCGGATGCGGGTGGCCTGGTCGCCGAGGGCGCCTGGTCTGCGCTGCTGTGGTGGCACGGCGACGAGCTGCGCGTGCCGGCGGCCGGCGTCCCGCGGCTGCCGTCGGTGACGGCGGCCGTGCTCCTCGAGCTCGCCGAGGCCGACGGCGTCGTCGTCCGCGAGGTGCACGCGAGGCCCGACGACCTCGCGGGCGACGAGGTGTGGCTCGCGAACGCGCTGCGCGGGATCCGCGTCGTGACGCGCTGGCACGGCGGCCCGGAGGTCGGCCGCGGCGAGCGCGCGACCGCGTGGCAGGAGCGGCTCGCGGCGCTGCGGCAGGCACCGGCGATCGACGCGCCGATCGCGAGCCGGCGGTGA
- the cydB gene encoding cytochrome d ubiquinol oxidase subunit II yields the protein MDLPLIWFLVIGFMFVMYFVLDGFDFGVGMSLPILGRSETDRRRIINAIGPVWDLNETWLIVAGASLFAAFPEWYATMFSGFFLALLVLLLGLIARAVSFEFRHQRDSARWRAGWDACIVAGSVIPALLWGVAFANVAQGVPMEPHQGGALVTGSLLTLLNPYGLLGGLTMVALCLSHGAVFLSLKTDGDLKARAHRLADRALLSTAGLAVVFLLWTVIQNPAPLVVVLAALAAITCLAAWMLNRVERDGWAFASTAATVVLAVSTLFGSLLTRAGGPFVMPASDPEGGFVGLTVANASSSAYTLEVMSWAALVCLPLVLAYQAWTYWVFRRRVTAAAVEVLH from the coding sequence GTGGATCTCCCGCTCATCTGGTTCCTCGTCATCGGGTTCATGTTCGTCATGTACTTCGTGCTCGACGGGTTCGACTTCGGCGTCGGCATGAGCCTGCCGATCCTGGGCCGCAGCGAGACCGACCGTCGCCGCATCATCAACGCGATCGGCCCGGTCTGGGACCTCAACGAGACGTGGCTCATCGTGGCCGGCGCGAGCCTGTTCGCGGCGTTCCCCGAGTGGTACGCGACGATGTTCTCCGGATTCTTCCTGGCGCTGCTCGTGCTGCTGCTCGGCCTCATCGCGCGCGCCGTCTCGTTCGAGTTCCGGCACCAGCGCGACTCCGCCCGCTGGCGTGCGGGCTGGGACGCGTGCATCGTCGCCGGCTCCGTGATCCCGGCGCTGCTGTGGGGCGTCGCGTTCGCGAACGTCGCGCAGGGCGTGCCGATGGAGCCGCACCAGGGCGGTGCGCTCGTCACCGGCTCGCTGCTGACGCTGCTCAACCCCTACGGACTCCTCGGCGGGCTCACGATGGTGGCCCTGTGCCTCTCGCACGGCGCCGTCTTCCTCTCGCTGAAGACCGACGGCGACCTGAAGGCCCGGGCGCACCGCCTCGCGGACCGCGCGCTGCTCTCCACCGCCGGGCTGGCCGTGGTGTTCCTGCTGTGGACGGTCATCCAGAACCCGGCGCCGCTCGTCGTCGTGCTCGCGGCGCTCGCGGCGATCACGTGCCTCGCGGCGTGGATGCTCAACCGCGTCGAGCGCGACGGGTGGGCGTTCGCGTCGACGGCGGCGACGGTCGTGCTCGCCGTCTCGACGCTCTTCGGCTCGCTGCTGACGCGCGCGGGCGGACCGTTCGTGATGCCCGCCTCCGACCCGGAGGGCGGCTTCGTCGGCCTCACGGTCGCGAACGCCTCGTCGAGCGCGTACACGCTCGAGGTGATGAGCTGGGCGGCGCTCGTCTGCCTCCCGCTCGTGCTCGCCTACCAGGCGTGGACGTACTGGGTGTTCCGCCGGCGCGTCACTGCCGCGGCCGTCGAGGTGCTGCACTGA